The sequence CCAGTTTGGCGGAGCGGAAAGTTACGCCGCAGTTGTTTGCCCCGAGCCCAAGCTCGCTCGGATGCCCATCGTCGTCGTGACTGGGTGTGGTGGGATTTCCGGTCCATTGGGGCAGATACGGTTTGCCATCGAGAGACGCATCGATGCTCGCATCATCGTCGGCATTGACTCGAACGCTGACGAACAGCTGATAGCGGTGGCCGTTTTCAAGACCCCCAGGCCGCACGGCGATCGGGTTTCTCGCGTCGGCTGGGGATAAACCGTTCACTTGGTCCAGGCCGCTGTCGCCACCGGACATGTGGCTCAAAAAAACCGCGCACGATCGCGATCCGACGGGAATCAGCACCCAAAGAAGAGTTTGATTCAGGAGCGAGTGTGAGCGTCAGGTTTGTGGGTAAACTTGGCCCTTAGTTTGGGTGGTCCCGCCAGAAGGATTCCCATTGGCTATCTTCGCTGAGCCACAGGGCGCGAAGGTGGCACACCGCGTCGGCGCCGTCGACGCCCCAACGCATGCCGCTGCATTTGAGCCGTTCGGTCACCACCGTTCGACAAGCCGCTTCTACCGGACCCGAGCCGATCTGCCAGCCCGCGGCGATATACCGTGGGTAATCCATGCGATGCCGATGGTTGCCAAAGTATTGCACCGTCACG comes from Pirellulales bacterium and encodes:
- a CDS encoding ISKra4 family transposase, coding for VTVQYFGNHRHRMDYPRYIAAGWQIGSGPVEAACRTVVTERLKCSGMRWGVDGADAVCHLRALWLSEDSQWESFWRDHPN